Proteins encoded together in one Bombus pascuorum chromosome 16, iyBomPasc1.1, whole genome shotgun sequence window:
- the LOC132915110 gene encoding transmembrane protein 41B produces the protein MKTETKIKQSLDSSKEASTKQATLTVGVIFIASLSALFYAYTSFPELTEDERQYMKLPLHIEEAKSLGKLLGRYKDLYYFQVLAGLFITYVFLQTFAIPGSIFLSILSGFLFPFPLALLLVCSCSAIGASLCYFLSSLLGRRLLFKYFPEKAREWTLTVKKHKDHLFNYMLFLRITPLLPNWFINLASPVIGVPLVPFALGTFFGVAPPSFVAIQAGQTLQNLTSSSDAWSWNSIIILCIFAVLSLVPVLFKQKLQQKLD, from the exons ATGAAAActgaaactaaaataaaacaaagccTCG attcctCCAAGGAGGCATCGACAAAGCAAGCAACCTTAACAGTTGGTGTGATTTTCATCGCTTCGTTATCAGCATTATTTTATGCTTATACTAGTTTTCCAGAACTTACTGa AGATGAGCGACAATACATGAAATTGCCATTACATATTGAAGAAGCTAAAAGTTTGGGTAAACTTCTCGGACGATATAAagatctttattattttcaagtgCTTGCtggattatttattacatatgtttT CTTACAAACTTTTGCTATTCCAGGTTCTATTTTCCTTTCGATCCTTTCCGGTTTTCTTTTCCCCTTTCCTTTAGCTTTGTTATTAGTGTGCAGTTGCAGCGCAATAGGAGCATCACTTTGCTACTTTCTTTCTTCACTTTTGGGACGTagattactttttaaatatttcccaGAAAAAGCAAGGGAATGGACGTTAACAGTAAAGAAGCACAAAGACCACCTCTTtaattatatgctatttcttCGAATAACTCCATTACTACCAAATTGGTTTATAAATTTAGCCAGTCCTGTAATTGGAGTGCCTCTTGTACCATTTGCTTTAGGCACATTTTTTGGAGTTGCTCCACCATCTTTTGTTGCTATTCAAGCGGGTCAgacattacaaaatttaacttCATCTTCTGATGCATGGTCGTGGAATagcattataatattatgtatatttgctGTATTATCATTAGTAcctgttttatttaaacaaaaactacaacaaaaattagattaa